TGAAACCGTATTTCGCCATCAGTCCCAGGTCTTTCGGTGCCCAAACGGGCGCCTGGAAGCCGGAGAAGCCGGCATAGGCGATGAGGTACGGCTCTTGCGCGGCGGTGGCCGCCGGGAAAACGGTAAAGAGAAGAAGAATGAGACGCGCCAACTTGCTCAACATTTCGTGTCCTCCGTGCGGTTACTTCCCGTTCCGTAGGGCCAATTGATTCTCGGATTCGACCTTTTTCATGTACTGCTTGCAGTCCGTCGCCGCGGGCACGACTTCGGAAATTACAACCAGATGGGGGAAACGATTCAACTTGGGATCCCTGATGAGGTTCCGCGGCTCGCGGCCTTCCTCCACGTCTTTGATGGCGGCGAGCAGCAGCTTGCGGCCGGCGACGATCGCTTTGTCGGAAGAGATCAGATGCTCCGCCGTTCTATCTTCCCTCGCTCCCTGGCTCTCCGTGGCGAAGGCGTCGTGCGCCTGAAAGTTGAGGCCCATGCCGGCAAACGTTTTTGTTTTCATCGACTCGCGGTCTTGTTGGAAGCGGTTCGCCGCATTGCGCGTCAGGGTATAATCGGCATTCAGCTCGAACCGGCTCCAATTCCTCAGCTCGTCGGATAGCGGTCTCTCCCGGCTGAACATGAAGATGTATTTCCAGTGGCAGGTATCGTCGATCGGCACGTGCCAGTGGACCGAGTAGCCTTCGCCGATGGTCGAGCCGCCGAAAGCGCCGGCGTTGGGAAAAATCAGGTTCGTGACGCGCAAATAGGATCTTTCGGCGCCGGCGGCGCGGATCGTATAGATTCGCAATCCGAAGTCGGTGATTTCCACGTCGATCGCCGG
The nucleotide sequence above comes from Candidatus Binatia bacterium. Encoded proteins:
- a CDS encoding Rieske 2Fe-2S domain-containing protein, producing MITKEENDLLTQTGPGTPCGNLMRRYWQPVALAEELPRAGAPVKVRVFSEDLVLFRDDQGRPGLLGIHCSHRGTDLSYGRVEDGGLRCLYHGWLYDIGGRVLEQPGEPGGGAHRDEICHLAYPCQESGGVIFAYLGPGEPPLLPNYEFLTVPEEYRTATKILIHCNYLQGNEGNIDPVHLSFLHQSLAEGDIPRRRAVQGSDASDNALLGKDGAPAIDVEITDFGLRIYTIRAAGAERSYLRVTNLIFPNAGAFGGSTIGEGYSVHWHVPIDDTCHWKYIFMFSRERPLSDELRNWSRFELNADYTLTRNAANRFQQDRESMKTKTFAGMGLNFQAHDAFATESQGAREDRTAEHLISSDKAIVAGRKLLLAAIKDVEEGREPRNLIRDPKLNRFPHLVVISEVVPAATDCKQYMKKVESENQLALRNGK